Within Actinosynnema pretiosum, the genomic segment CGGGACGTGCCGGACGGGCAGGTGGTCGTGGTCGACGGGCAGGCGCATCCACGGCGGGAGCTGGTCGACGGTGACCGAGCCGAGCGCGACCTCCTCGGTGAGCGCCGCGCCGTGCCGGGCGAGCGCGCCGCCGAGCAGGGCGGCGAGCGGGTCGGGGCGGTCGGGGGTGGCTCGGTGCCAGCCGACGAGGTCGAGCCCGAGCAGCACGCGGGCGCTGGGCGCGCCGAGCACCTGCGCGAGGACCGGGCCGGAGTAGTCGCGGGCGTCCCACACCACCAGGTCCGGGCGCCAGCGGCGGCCGAGCGCGACCAGGTCGTCCACGACGTCGTCCACCGGCGGCAGGCGTGCGGCGAGGGCGTCCACCGGGCCGTCCAGCAGCGCGAGGCCGGGCAGGTCGCCGGGGAGGTCGCCGTCCGGGGCGGGGGTCGTGGCGGGACTGGCAGTGGCGGGGCTGGCAGTGGCGGGGCTGGCAGTGGCGGGGCTGGCAGTGGCGGGTGCGGCCGGGGCGGGCGGGCCCACGACCACCGGGGTGAGCCCGGACCCGGTGACCGCGCCGGTCCCGCCGGGGCGGGTGGCGACGCGGAGCTCGTGGCCCGCCGCGCGCAGCGCCCAGGCGAGCGGGACGAGGTGCGGGAAGCGGGAGGGCGCCGGGAGCGCGGTGAGCAGGACTCGCACTGGCCGCTCCGATCGTGGTGGTGTGGCCGCGAATTCGGGCGAAGGATATCGACCGCCGGATTGCGCGACCGGGGGCGCGC encodes:
- a CDS encoding nucleotide disphospho-sugar-binding domain-containing protein, which codes for MRVLLTALPAPSRFPHLVPLAWALRAAGHELRVATRPGGTGAVTGSGLTPVVVGPPAPAAPATASPATASPATASPATASPATTPAPDGDLPGDLPGLALLDGPVDALAARLPPVDDVVDDLVALGRRWRPDLVVWDARDYSGPVLAQVLGAPSARVLLGLDLVGWHRATPDRPDPLAALLGGALARHGAALTEEVALGSVTVDQLPPWMRLPVDHDHLPVRHVPHSAPAIVHGLLRAGRAGPRVCVLPGPVADPAERDRARALLRGAARLGVEVVTDLPAGEAARIGHLPDHVRLHHPLPLHELLPTCDALVHRGDAAAEGAAIANAVPQLVVPTPLWDEPRRADLLAARGAALVVRRDRLTEGAVADALTRLLGEPAFAEAAAVLHRETLAVPSPHDLVPALEALVTERAALSAPAARPARPSRTPVR